The Acidimicrobiales bacterium genome has a segment encoding these proteins:
- a CDS encoding alpha/beta fold hydrolase — protein MGASLVDERLVTEIGAVQIFRGGTGDPVVYLHSAMGEGAGTLFLEDLAEERAVVAPVFPGFGASEGIESIEDMEDAVFHLLDVFDRLGLSSPAVVGLSLGGWMAAELAVRYPDRVGRLVLVNPAGLYLPGAEIKELFGRPLRELAQDMFADQSHPMAQMMSQLDIMAASEVEIPFEVLRPLLQSMAATAKLAWDPYLHDPKLARRLHRVSSPTLIVRGAQDTLVPRAHAEAYASGISRARLVEVDDAAHLLPLEKPDELVGLLRAHLAA, from the coding sequence ATGGGAGCCAGCCTCGTCGACGAGCGGCTCGTGACCGAGATTGGAGCCGTGCAGATCTTTCGAGGGGGAACCGGCGATCCAGTCGTCTATCTCCACTCGGCCATGGGAGAGGGGGCGGGGACGCTGTTCCTCGAAGACCTGGCCGAGGAGCGTGCGGTGGTGGCGCCCGTCTTTCCCGGCTTCGGCGCCTCCGAAGGCATCGAGAGCATCGAGGACATGGAGGACGCCGTGTTCCACCTCCTCGACGTGTTCGACCGCCTGGGCCTGTCGTCGCCCGCGGTGGTGGGCCTGTCGCTCGGGGGCTGGATGGCGGCCGAGCTCGCCGTGCGCTACCCCGACCGGGTCGGCCGCCTCGTGCTGGTGAACCCCGCCGGACTCTACCTACCCGGCGCCGAGATCAAGGAGCTCTTCGGCCGGCCCCTGCGCGAGCTGGCCCAGGACATGTTCGCCGACCAGAGCCATCCCATGGCCCAGATGATGAGCCAGCTGGACATCATGGCGGCCAGCGAGGTCGAGATCCCCTTCGAGGTCCTGCGTCCACTGCTCCAGTCCATGGCCGCCACGGCCAAGTTGGCCTGGGATCCCTACCTGCACGACCCCAAGCTGGCCCGCCGGCTCCACCGCGTCAGCTCGCCCACGCTCATCGTGCGCGGGGCGCAGGACACGCTCGTGCCCAGGGCGCACGCCGAGGCCTATGCCAGCGGGATCTCCCGGGCTCGACTGGTGGAGGTCGACGACGCGGCACACCTGTTGCCCCTGGAGAAGCCCGACGAGCTGGTCGGGCTTCTCCGCGCCCACCTCGCTGCGTAG